AAAATAGCCTCGGCTTCCTCCCGTTCCTGCCCCAGGGTAACAATCATGTTGATGGGCAAGCCAATGTAGTCAAAATATGTTTCCAACGATTGGGCCACATCCGAGCGAAAGGCCTCGCTGTGCTGCGTGGTTTCAATAGCCAGCCAGCGCGCCGTGCCAATGTCGTCTCGCGCCCGGCTAAAGGCGACATAATTGATAAACACCGTGGCCGTTACCGAGCCACCTTCGGTAATGCCGACAATGGTCCAGGTGGTTTTGTCGCCCTCAATTTTGAGCACAATTTCATCGCCCACGGCCAGGTTTGACTCATCGCGCAGCATAATGGTATTGATCACCACGGCCTTTTCATCCTCCGGCAGCAGCCAGCGGCCCTCGACCACACTCGGCTCGATCAAAGTACTGTTGGCCGGTGGGGCCAATAAAATCACGTTGGCGCTGTGGCTGCCGTCTGGGCGCACCCGGCGGGTGGTATAAAAGCCCCAGCTTTCGGCGGCGGATACACCGGGAATGTTCAACACTTCCGGCTCAATATTCTCGGCCCGGTACGCCTGGTTGAACAACACCGAAATATCGTATTGAAAATATTGCAGCCATTGATCCAGCGTTTTCATTGATGAGGCGTACACGCTAAAAATGCCGATAAAAATAGCCCCGGCCAGAACCAGGGTGGTCAGCGTCAGCAGCAGCCGTTTTTTGCGGCGAAAGGTATTGCGTAGAGAAATCAGCAGGGGCCGGGAGAAAAATCGTTCCAGAGCGCGGTTGGACAGCACCGACGAGAGCCAGCGGTCAATAGCACTGGCCCCAAACCGCCCCTGTCCCAGGCCGTATTCGTTGATGGCCTGGCGCACGGTTAACCGCGTGCCGGCCAAAATGGGATAAAACCCGGCCAGCACCGGCGCCAGCAGCCCCACCCCTACTTCCAGGGCCAAAACCAACAGGGGAACCTGAAAATAGGTGATGTCAAAATTAAAGTAACCGGCCATCAACAGGGTAAAGCCATAAGACCCGGCTGCGCCCAGCGGCACGGCTACCACCAGGGCCAATACGCCAAAAATAATTACCATCAACAAATAGAGTTTAAAAACCTGGCCGGTGCGCGCGCCCACGGCTTTCATTATGCCAATTTCTTGGGTTTGCTGGGCCAGAAGGGCCGAAATGATATTGACGACCAAAAACCCGCTTAAAAAAAGCGCCAGCACACCCAACACGCCCAACAGCAGCGAGACCGCCTGGATAATATAATTAAGCGGGTGTTCGCCCGGCTCCGGCACAAACGTGAACAGCACCGCATGCCCCGCTTCTTCCACCTGATCCTGCACCTCGTTGGCTACGGCCTTGATGTGCGCCCGGTTGCCGGTTTGACGGGCCACCCGAATTCTCAACTCATTGTAATCACGCGGCTGCCCGAGCCATTCCAGGGTGTCAAAATTAATAAAACCGTAGGCCGTGCCGTCTAGCACGTAAACGGCGGCGTAAAGATCGTGGGCCAGCCCGGCAATGCGAATATCCCGTTCCTGATCATCAGGGGTTTTAACGCGCACCATATCGCCAACTTGCGCCTGGGTCAAACCCAGGGCCGAACGTTCAATCAACATGGCGTCGTCCGGCGGGGGCCAAGCGCCTTGTTCCGGGCGCACTTTGTCAATGTCCATATCTTCGTAATCGGGGACAGCGACCAGCCGCAGGCTCTGCCAGGTTTCCGGGCCGGTCCGCAAGCGGGCGTTTACCGCGCCCCGGGCTTCGGCCGCCGCCACCTGGCGCATATTGCGCACGCTGCTCACCAGATCGTCGCCAAAGGCATCTTGAGTGATAATGGTAGCGTGGGCCGGGTTGGAGGCGTTGTAACTTTCGGCCAGGTTGCGCGACAGCATTATTTGCGAACTGGCAATGGCGCCCACCGAAAAAACGCCCACGGCAATGGACAAAATCACCAATGTTGCGCGCGTTTTGTTAAACCAGAGATCCCGTAAAACTTTGTGCCAACGAGTTCGCAGCATGTCAAGCCGGCCCCTCACCCACGGCAGATGGCGGCTTGTGAATGATCTGGCCGTCTTTCAGGGTGATAATTCGCTCCACCCGTTTGGACAAATCGGGGTCGTGCGAGACGATCAGGAACGTTTTGCCCTCGGCCACCTGATCTTCAAAAAGCTGATAAATGGTATCGGAGGTTTCCGAATCGAGATTGCCGGTCGGCTCGTCGGCCACAATCAGGGGCGGGTCGTTGGCTAATGAGCGGGCAATGGCGACGCGCTGCTGCTGGCCGCCGGATACCGCCGAGGGCAGCTTGTCGGCATGATCGGCCAATCCCACCTGATCCAGCAGGCGCATGGCCCGTTCGCGGCGTTGGCCCATATTGTACATATTGCAAAAATCCATGGGC
This portion of the Anaerolineae bacterium genome encodes:
- a CDS encoding ABC transporter permease, producing MLRTRWHKVLRDLWFNKTRATLVILSIAVGVFSVGAIASSQIMLSRNLAESYNASNPAHATIITQDAFGDDLVSSVRNMRQVAAAEARGAVNARLRTGPETWQSLRLVAVPDYEDMDIDKVRPEQGAWPPPDDAMLIERSALGLTQAQVGDMVRVKTPDDQERDIRIAGLAHDLYAAVYVLDGTAYGFINFDTLEWLGQPRDYNELRIRVARQTGNRAHIKAVANEVQDQVEEAGHAVLFTFVPEPGEHPLNYIIQAVSLLLGVLGVLALFLSGFLVVNIISALLAQQTQEIGIMKAVGARTGQVFKLYLLMVIIFGVLALVVAVPLGAAGSYGFTLLMAGYFNFDITYFQVPLLVLALEVGVGLLAPVLAGFYPILAGTRLTVRQAINEYGLGQGRFGASAIDRWLSSVLSNRALERFFSRPLLISLRNTFRRKKRLLLTLTTLVLAGAIFIGIFSVYASSMKTLDQWLQYFQYDISVLFNQAYRAENIEPEVLNIPGVSAAESWGFYTTRRVRPDGSHSANVILLAPPANSTLIEPSVVEGRWLLPEDEKAVVINTIMLRDESNLAVGDEIVLKIEGDKTTWTIVGITEGGSVTATVFINYVAFSRARDDIGTARWLAIETTQHSEAFRSDVAQSLETYFDYIGLPINMIVTLGQEREEAEAIFQAVVALLLVMAALLAVVGGMGLTGTMSINVLERRREIGVMRSIGASNGAVLKLVMVEGMLIGLLSWLLAMLLAIPLSGVLSYAVGQALLQTPFDYAFSIEGALLWLALVVVISLIASYIPARNASRLTVREVLAYE